The nucleotide sequence AGAAATGCACTTCAGTATTCGATAGCCAGAAACGGTTCAATCCGGTTTTCGATAAGTCGATCACCCAAAAAATCGATTGCGACACGGTGATCATTGCCGTCGGCCAGGCCGTCGACCTTTCGCTTTTGGAGAAAAACTCAAGCATCAAAACCAGCCCCGGCGGTTTTCTCGTTGCCGACCCCATCACGCTGGCCACTGATGAAAGCGGTGTCTTTGCCGGCGGCGACGCCGTCACCGGACCGAAATCGGCCGTTGAGGCCATCGCGCAAGGCCACGAAGCTGCCATTTCCATCGACCGCTTTTTGCAGGGAGCCGATCTGAGGGAAGGCCGTCAGAAGAGGAAAGAGGAAGGGGCGCCAATTCCTACCGGCAAACATCCCAAACTGGCCCGCACTCCGATCTCCAAATTATCGCTTGAAAAACGGATTTCCAGCTTCGAGGAGATCGAGTCCTGCTATACCGAGGAACAGGCCAGATTGGAAGCCGAAAGATGTCTGGATTGCGGCCTGTGCAGCGAATGTCTCCAGTGCGTCTCGGTCTGTCAGTCAAAGGCCATCGATCACACCGCCGGGGAGGAAATCGCCGAGATCAGGGTCGGCTCGATTGTGCTGGCTCCCGGATTTGATCCCTTCGATGCCGCCATCAAGGGCGAATACGGCTACGGCCGGATGCCCAATGTGGTCACCAGCATGGAGTTCGAGCGTATTTTGAGCGCCTCCGGTCCGTTTCAGGGACAGATACTGCGCCCTTCCGACACCAAACACCCGATCAAAATCGCCTGGATTCAGTGCGTCGGCTCCCGCGATGAAACCTGCGGCAAGGAATACTGCTCTTCGGTCTGCTGCATGTACGCCACCAAGGAGGCGGTCATCGCCCGCGAGCACAATTCCAGCATCCAGCCGACCATTTTCTACAACGATCTGAGGGCCTTCGGCAAAGGTTTTGAGTGCTATTATGAGTCGGCCAAAAAATCCGGCGTCCGATATATCAAAAGCATTCCAGCAACAGTCAAGGAGCTGCAGCAAAGCCATAACCTGATTCTGGAATACACCGGAGACGGTGGGAAGAAAGTCCAAGAGGAATTCGACATGGTGGTGCTCTCGGTGGGGATTGTGCCTTCATCAAGCGCCCGGGACCTGGCAAAAACACTGGATATCAGCACCGACAAATACGGCTTCTGCCTGACCGATGAGCTTACGCCCAATATCACATCAAGGACCGGGATATTTGTAGCCGGAGCTTTTGACACCCCGATGGACATCCCCGAATCTGTGATGAATGCCAGTAGCGCGGCGCTTTTAGCTTCACAGGGAATTGCCGAAGCGCGCGGTACTCTGGTTTCAGAGAAGGAATACCCGCCGGAGAAGGATTGCCGGGGGCAGGAACCGAGAGTGGGAGTCTTTGTCTGCCGCTGCGGAACGAACATCGCTCGGGTAGTCGATGTCACCTCCGTGGCTGAATACGCCAAAACCCTTCCCAATGTGGTCCATGCCGAGGAGAATCTCTACACTTGTTCCACCGATACGCAGAACAAGATCATCAAGGCCATCGATGAGCTTGGCTTGAACCGCGTAGTGGTGGCTTCCTGCAGCCCTCGCACGCACGAGTCGCTCTTCCAGGATACGTGCCGGGAGGGCGGAATCAACCAGTTCCTCTTTGAGATGGCCAATATCCGCGACCAGTGTTCCTGGGTTCATGCCACTCACATGCCGGAGGCGACGGACAAATCCAAAGACCTGGTACGAATGGCCGTTGCCCGTGCACGCACGCTTGAACCGCTGCAGCGATTCCCGGTGGCGATCCATCGGAGGGGATTGGTCATCGGGGGCGGTCTCTCCGGGATGAAGGCGGCTCTCGGTCTGGCGAGGCAGGGATTTGAAGTGGCCCTGGTGGAAAAGGACAATGATCTCGGCGGAAATCTGAGACATATTCACTACACACTGGAAGGATCCAATCCGCAGGCGCTGCTGGCTGCGCTCGTCGAACAGATCAACAGCGAGCCGATGATAAAGGTTTTCACCGGCGCGGAGATCAAGGATACCACCGGATTTGTAGGTAATTACCGGACCACCATTCGAACATCCGGCGGCAAGCTGGAAAAAGTGGATCACGGCATCGTCATACTGGCTACCGGAGCAGCAGAATACAAACCCGTCGGTGAATATGGCTACGGCCAGTCCGATCAAGTGCTCACACAGGTTGAACTGGAGGAGCGCATCGCCGAAAGCAGGGCAGGCCTAAAGAATCTGAAATCG is from Dehalococcoidia bacterium and encodes:
- a CDS encoding FAD-dependent oxidoreductase, which produces MANNANGKKIGAVMVVGGGIAGMQSALDLANSGFKVYLVEESSAIGGRMAQLDKTFPTNDCSMCMISPKLIEVSKHLNIEILTNSRVQSVEGDAGNFSVKVQRSPRYVNTEKCTACGDCITACPVDLPNEFEQGLSERKAIHKRYPQAVPSAFAISKAARPPCKITCPAGCNGQGYVALISKGEYTEALDHIKQWIPLPAVLGRICHHPCESRCNRSQMDQPVAIAPLKRFAADIVRQKRVTGEVPPQPKLPIDHNKAKVAVVGAGPSGIACAFDLLKLGYPVTIFEAAPQPGGQLWSSIPKYRLPKDILAEDIQDIIDLGIELKLNTPVSSIADLKAQGYKAVYLGIGAQKSRGLPIPGADLSQVWPVLDFLRAANQGQDIQLGSKVVVIGGGNTAMDTARTAVRLGTKEVHAVCLESPQEMPAHSWEISEAEEEGIRIHNSWGPKQIIGSNGTVSAIEFEKCTSVFDSQKRFNPVFDKSITQKIDCDTVIIAVGQAVDLSLLEKNSSIKTSPGGFLVADPITLATDESGVFAGGDAVTGPKSAVEAIAQGHEAAISIDRFLQGADLREGRQKRKEEGAPIPTGKHPKLARTPISKLSLEKRISSFEEIESCYTEEQARLEAERCLDCGLCSECLQCVSVCQSKAIDHTAGEEIAEIRVGSIVLAPGFDPFDAAIKGEYGYGRMPNVVTSMEFERILSASGPFQGQILRPSDTKHPIKIAWIQCVGSRDETCGKEYCSSVCCMYATKEAVIAREHNSSIQPTIFYNDLRAFGKGFECYYESAKKSGVRYIKSIPATVKELQQSHNLILEYTGDGGKKVQEEFDMVVLSVGIVPSSSARDLAKTLDISTDKYGFCLTDELTPNITSRTGIFVAGAFDTPMDIPESVMNASSAALLASQGIAEARGTLVSEKEYPPEKDCRGQEPRVGVFVCRCGTNIARVVDVTSVAEYAKTLPNVVHAEENLYTCSTDTQNKIIKAIDELGLNRVVVASCSPRTHESLFQDTCREGGINQFLFEMANIRDQCSWVHATHMPEATDKSKDLVRMAVARARTLEPLQRFPVAIHRRGLVIGGGLSGMKAALGLARQGFEVALVEKDNDLGGNLRHIHYTLEGSNPQALLAALVEQINSEPMIKVFTGAEIKDTTGFVGNYRTTIRTSGGKLEKVDHGIVILATGAAEYKPVGEYGYGQSDQVLTQVELEERIAESRAGLKNLKSVVMIQCVGSREEGHMYCSRICCSQAIKNAIKLKESNPQTEVYILYRDIRTYGMKELKYREARDKGVTFIRFDAERKPEVITENGNLKVRVFDSILGMDILIDADQLVLSASIRPRDDAPAFASKLKLPLTADGFYMETHLKLRPLDFVSEGMYLCGLAHSPKFISESIVQANGAVSRAMTILSQPHLMAGGIVAVVDKEQCMGCLTCVRVCPFDVPRINEKGISRIEAAACQGCGICASSCPGKAISVQHYKDEQVSAKTAELQSSVVSNQ